Proteins from a single region of Psychrobacter cryohalolentis K5:
- a CDS encoding helix-turn-helix domain-containing protein, with translation MMDVIEETGLVGFTASLRQSMATYYSESSEAFIGNVSLLLPLLDTLKNVVFFVKDEQARYQLANKTLLKRCKLSQHSDIVGFTTEQVFSHQQSKDYILQDMKVLRDGKSIVDNLELHSYASGQLGWCITNKLPIYNDNQQVVAMVGISVDIDEDNERILRKHARLADVAQFVRGNLDQKINIAELAELSHFSLSQLERTFKAVLNMSPLQFVQKLRLEYAVKLLAMPEMSVTQISLNCGYSDHSAFSRQFKQFTGLSPSQFRQTHLS, from the coding sequence ATGATGGATGTAATAGAAGAGACGGGGCTTGTCGGTTTTACTGCCTCGTTGCGGCAGAGCATGGCTACTTATTATTCAGAAAGTAGTGAGGCATTTATTGGTAATGTCTCATTATTACTGCCTCTACTTGATACTTTAAAGAATGTGGTGTTTTTTGTGAAAGATGAGCAGGCGCGCTACCAGCTGGCAAACAAAACATTGTTAAAGCGTTGTAAGTTAAGTCAGCATAGTGACATCGTAGGTTTTACCACTGAGCAGGTGTTTTCTCATCAGCAGAGTAAGGATTATATCTTGCAGGATATGAAAGTGTTGCGAGATGGGAAGTCAATCGTTGATAATTTAGAGCTACACAGTTATGCATCTGGTCAGTTAGGCTGGTGTATTACCAATAAACTGCCTATCTATAATGACAATCAACAAGTGGTCGCGATGGTTGGGATATCCGTCGATATTGATGAGGATAACGAACGCATTTTACGTAAACACGCGAGACTGGCTGACGTAGCACAGTTCGTACGCGGTAATCTGGATCAGAAAATCAATATAGCAGAACTGGCGGAGCTGTCACATTTTAGCTTATCGCAGTTAGAGCGCACCTTTAAAGCAGTGCTAAATATGTCGCCTTTACAGTTTGTACAAAAGCTGAGATTAGAATATGCGGTTAAGCTATTAGCCATGCCTGAGATGTCAGTCACTCAAATATCGTTGAACTGCGGCTATAGCGATCATAGTGCCTTTAGCCGCCAGTTCAAACAGTTTACGGGCTTGTCACCCAGCCAATTTCGCCAAACGCATTTATCATGA
- the ggt gene encoding gamma-glutamyltransferase gives MSAPYSYSHQTQAPTYKTLKSATLIIGSTLLFSVSAHAVDTNTAVASKTINPTSINTSAINLTVMKENPTVLSETQRVTRAKSNTFTPKATQAKTDQAIYSVDAIHHPVWAKNGMVATQEALASDIGLKILKDGGNAVDAAVAVGFALAVTLPRAGNIGGGGFMMVYDAKQGKTVALDYREKAPSSASRDMYLDKEGNAVSDLSRYHGLAVGVPGTVAGLLKALEDHGTMSRGQVLAPAIALAENGIEVTAGLSESLEALSDRLQKWPSTKKIFFKADGSTYQPGERLKQPELAKSLKLIAAKGSDGFYKGETARKLVKAVNEAGGKMSLQDLANYQAIARTPVKGDYRGYEIVSMPPPSSGGIHIVQILNILEGYPLKDYGQNSAQTIHLMAEAMQLAYADRSEYLGDSDFIDVPASGLTAQPYADKLRTLINPNKATPAATIKANNPLPYESDQTTHFSIVDKDGNAVANTYTLNFSYGTGLVAEGTGILLNNEMDDFSAKPGVPNGYGLIGGDANAVEANKRPLSSMSPTIVFKDSKPYIVTGSPGGSRIITTVTQVISNVIDHDMNIAEATHAPRIHDQWLPDEIRIEKALNIDTIKKLESMGHKVSQQSAMGSTQSIMVTPNGVYGSSDPRIVDAAVVGY, from the coding sequence ATGTCAGCTCCATATTCTTATTCTCATCAGACACAAGCGCCCACTTATAAGACTTTAAAATCTGCAACGTTAATTATTGGCAGCACGCTATTATTTTCTGTATCTGCCCATGCGGTAGACACAAATACTGCTGTCGCCTCAAAAACCATTAATCCAACCTCGATTAATACCAGTGCGATTAATCTAACGGTTATGAAAGAAAATCCCACGGTATTGTCTGAGACGCAGCGCGTGACACGAGCGAAAAGTAACACGTTCACGCCTAAGGCCACGCAAGCCAAAACCGATCAAGCCATCTATTCTGTGGACGCTATCCACCATCCTGTTTGGGCAAAAAACGGCATGGTTGCTACCCAAGAAGCACTGGCTTCTGATATCGGCTTAAAGATTTTGAAAGATGGTGGCAATGCCGTTGATGCTGCTGTAGCTGTTGGCTTTGCGTTAGCTGTGACATTACCGCGAGCCGGTAATATCGGCGGTGGCGGATTTATGATGGTATATGACGCCAAACAAGGTAAAACAGTCGCACTCGATTATCGTGAAAAAGCCCCTAGTAGCGCCTCGCGTGATATGTATCTCGATAAGGAGGGCAATGCCGTCAGTGATTTATCTCGTTATCATGGCTTAGCAGTTGGTGTGCCGGGTACGGTCGCAGGCTTACTCAAAGCGTTAGAGGATCATGGCACCATGAGCCGCGGGCAAGTGCTGGCACCAGCGATTGCGCTGGCTGAAAACGGTATCGAAGTCACTGCTGGATTATCAGAGTCCCTAGAAGCGTTAAGCGATCGCTTACAAAAATGGCCAAGTACCAAAAAGATATTCTTTAAAGCCGATGGCAGCACTTATCAACCGGGTGAGCGTTTAAAACAGCCGGAGCTGGCAAAGTCCCTTAAACTGATTGCGGCAAAAGGTAGTGATGGTTTTTATAAAGGAGAAACCGCCCGTAAATTGGTTAAAGCGGTCAATGAAGCAGGCGGTAAAATGAGCTTGCAGGACTTGGCAAATTATCAAGCTATTGCCCGTACACCGGTCAAAGGCGATTATCGTGGTTATGAGATTGTCTCCATGCCACCACCGTCTTCTGGCGGTATTCATATCGTGCAGATTTTAAATATCTTAGAAGGTTATCCGCTAAAAGACTATGGTCAAAACAGCGCGCAAACCATTCATTTAATGGCTGAAGCTATGCAGTTGGCTTATGCAGATCGTTCTGAATATTTGGGGGATTCTGATTTTATTGACGTACCTGCCAGCGGTTTAACTGCCCAGCCTTATGCTGATAAGCTACGCACGTTAATCAACCCAAATAAAGCCACGCCAGCAGCAACTATTAAGGCAAATAACCCTCTACCTTATGAGAGTGATCAAACCACGCATTTTTCTATTGTCGATAAAGATGGCAATGCGGTAGCCAATACGTATACGCTGAACTTTTCTTATGGGACGGGGCTTGTTGCTGAAGGTACGGGGATACTGCTCAATAACGAGATGGATGATTTTTCTGCTAAGCCCGGTGTGCCAAATGGTTACGGCTTAATCGGCGGCGACGCCAATGCGGTTGAAGCCAATAAACGCCCGTTATCTTCTATGAGTCCAACAATCGTATTTAAAGACAGCAAACCTTATATCGTCACAGGCAGTCCGGGTGGTAGCCGCATTATTACTACCGTCACGCAGGTGATCTCAAATGTCATTGACCATGATATGAATATCGCTGAAGCGACGCATGCGCCACGTATTCATGACCAATGGCTACCGGATGAGATTCGTATCGAAAAAGCACTAAATATCGATACTATTAAGAAACTGGAGTCCATGGGACATAAGGTCAGTCAGCAGTCAGCTATGGGATCAACACAGTCTATTATGGTTACCCCAAATGGCGTGTATGGATCTTCAGATCCACGTATTGTCGATGCGGCAGTCGTTGGTTACTGA
- a CDS encoding Spy/CpxP family protein refolding chaperone — MQMMQMKKLLMGSILAMSSVLTVTACSSVNASTEATPTTSKMQHKGMKDGMRGPMAQLNLTATQQAQIKAIMQEKQGDHKNDRAKHQAERMQMQQQMQALTNANTLDNAAINRLADQQAAKSKQRFIERVQTQHAISQVLTAEQRAKMAQLKSERTTKGHHGSKQRKMHNQAQ; from the coding sequence ATGCAAATGATGCAAATGAAAAAATTATTGATGGGTTCAATATTAGCGATGTCTAGCGTATTGACCGTGACTGCCTGCAGCAGTGTCAATGCCTCTACTGAGGCGACGCCAACAACAAGCAAAATGCAGCATAAAGGCATGAAAGACGGCATGAGAGGTCCAATGGCACAGCTAAATCTAACAGCGACGCAGCAGGCACAAATCAAAGCCATCATGCAAGAAAAACAGGGCGATCACAAAAATGACCGTGCAAAACACCAAGCAGAACGTATGCAAATGCAGCAGCAGATGCAGGCATTGACGAACGCTAATACCTTGGATAACGCTGCCATCAATCGTCTTGCAGACCAGCAAGCAGCTAAAAGCAAGCAGCGCTTTATTGAACGCGTTCAAACCCAACATGCCATTTCGCAAGTACTCACAGCTGAGCAGCGTGCAAAAATGGCACAGTTAAAATCAGAAAGAACAACCAAAGGTCATCATGGTTCAAAACAGCGTAAGATGCATAACCAAGCGCAGTAA
- a CDS encoding response regulator transcription factor, with product MSNILLGDDDEELTQLLQEYLHNHGVRCDCVHDGEAVIERLKTTMQDSSPYDLLVLDIMMPKIDGLSVLRQLPAISDIPVIMLTAKGEEIDRIIGLELGADDYITKPCNPRELLARINAVIKRTSIAVSFTEQLPLPSSRLYLDQQQRLCQIDGVELQLTGTEFDLLLALLRQKGEVVSKSWLSQHVLQRELQPFDRSLDVHVSRLRKKLQPFHDEPIKAIRGKGYQLVL from the coding sequence ATGTCAAATATTTTATTGGGTGACGATGACGAAGAGTTGACTCAATTACTGCAAGAATATCTGCATAATCACGGTGTTCGTTGTGACTGCGTGCATGATGGAGAAGCGGTCATAGAGCGATTAAAGACGACGATGCAAGATAGTTCGCCTTATGATTTGTTGGTGCTCGATATCATGATGCCAAAAATAGACGGGCTCAGTGTGTTACGTCAGCTGCCTGCTATTAGTGATATCCCTGTCATTATGCTTACCGCAAAAGGGGAGGAGATAGACCGTATCATCGGGCTGGAGCTTGGCGCTGATGATTATATTACCAAGCCTTGTAATCCACGTGAGCTGCTGGCACGCATCAATGCGGTGATTAAGCGCACCAGTATTGCGGTCAGTTTTACCGAGCAATTACCGCTGCCGAGTAGTCGCTTATATCTTGACCAACAGCAAAGGCTTTGCCAGATAGATGGCGTTGAGCTGCAATTAACAGGTACAGAGTTTGATTTATTGCTGGCTTTATTACGACAAAAAGGTGAGGTAGTCAGTAAATCGTGGCTATCACAGCATGTCTTGCAGCGAGAATTACAGCCTTTTGACCGTAGCCTTGATGTCCATGTCTCGCGCCTGCGTAAAAAACTTCAACCTTTCCATGATGAGCCAATCAAGGCAATTCGTGGTAAAGGCTATCAGTTGGTACTCTAA
- a CDS encoding sensor histidine kinase: protein MTEAAQNPTAINKSKLSIPVSLFWRLFLSLLFMILITSILSIAVERWLNERELANRMDSQIDKLLIQRERLVISLEAGDLSTVKQIYNEDRRLMSQIRIYDEQGAIIFPRYRFRENRVKRRQARDVASIKAIDLQIEGEQSSVPLNMHNSVSSSTDNKTSDYHEISDKERVDKNPYRAYSFDKDGVKSAHPNNKPFSLDDILKPMPSHKAIADIDSRPELAEVTVVMPNNDSVIIQLRPHLLFKDVLELQRGNFMLRLLLIILFSVLVCFWLSRTLTRRIGRVQDTVHRMIDGNYEVNPQLSSLGSDELGLLAKDVALLSTRLADSELARKQMLSDISHELRSPLARLDVATELTRDFAPNASRYLDRIDKESTRMNELIEQIIRIQSLQMQQYTVDTLENEAVDICEIINEIGQDVCFEFQHKNIYWQWHVNPSLLPDSCTVMGNQEQLHSALENIIRNAFMHTAFDSAVMAEIQAVKMNNKMSAIEISITDEGGGVAEQDLERIFQPFVRLDTARHRETGGYGLGLAIVHAVVMAHRGQITVHNRQDGILGLVIKVILPIK, encoded by the coding sequence ATGACAGAAGCTGCCCAAAATCCTACAGCGATAAACAAATCGAAGCTGAGCATACCTGTGTCGCTATTTTGGCGACTCTTTTTGAGTTTGCTATTTATGATTCTGATCACTTCTATCTTATCTATAGCAGTAGAGCGCTGGCTTAATGAGCGAGAGCTTGCTAATCGTATGGATTCTCAAATTGATAAGCTGCTTATTCAGCGTGAGCGGCTGGTCATATCCTTGGAAGCGGGTGACTTATCTACTGTAAAGCAGATTTATAACGAAGATCGAAGACTCATGAGCCAAATCAGGATATACGATGAGCAGGGCGCTATTATATTTCCAAGATATCGGTTTCGAGAAAATCGTGTCAAGCGGCGTCAAGCACGTGACGTGGCAAGTATAAAGGCAATAGACTTGCAGATAGAAGGTGAGCAATCATCTGTACCACTGAATATGCACAATTCTGTGAGTAGCAGTACTGACAATAAAACATCTGATTATCATGAAATTAGTGATAAAGAGCGTGTCGATAAGAACCCTTATAGGGCGTATTCCTTTGATAAGGATGGCGTCAAAAGCGCGCACCCAAATAATAAACCTTTTAGCCTCGATGATATTTTAAAACCAATGCCGTCTCATAAAGCCATTGCTGACATTGATAGCCGACCTGAGTTAGCTGAGGTTACAGTGGTTATGCCAAATAATGACAGCGTTATCATACAGCTGCGTCCGCACCTATTATTTAAAGATGTGTTAGAGCTACAGCGGGGCAATTTTATGCTGCGGCTCTTGCTGATTATACTCTTTAGCGTGTTGGTGTGCTTTTGGCTCAGTCGTACGTTGACTCGGCGTATTGGGCGTGTGCAGGATACCGTACACCGGATGATAGATGGCAACTATGAAGTCAATCCGCAGTTATCAAGTCTGGGTTCTGACGAATTGGGGTTATTAGCAAAAGATGTCGCTTTACTATCAACGCGGCTCGCTGACAGTGAGCTGGCACGCAAGCAGATGTTAAGTGATATCTCGCATGAGCTGCGCTCGCCGCTGGCCCGTCTCGATGTAGCGACTGAGCTGACACGAGATTTTGCGCCCAACGCCAGTCGTTATCTTGACCGTATCGATAAAGAGTCAACGCGGATGAATGAGCTGATTGAGCAAATTATCCGTATTCAATCGTTGCAAATGCAGCAATATACCGTCGACACTCTAGAAAATGAGGCAGTAGACATCTGTGAAATTATCAATGAGATTGGTCAAGATGTCTGTTTTGAGTTTCAGCATAAAAATATATATTGGCAATGGCATGTGAATCCGTCTTTATTGCCAGATTCTTGCACAGTAATGGGCAATCAAGAACAGCTGCATAGTGCCCTTGAAAATATCATCCGTAATGCTTTTATGCATACTGCTTTTGATTCGGCAGTGATGGCTGAGATACAAGCAGTGAAGATGAATAATAAAATGTCAGCTATTGAAATAAGCATCACTGACGAGGGGGGCGGTGTTGCAGAACAGGATCTGGAGCGTATTTTTCAGCCTTTCGTTAGGCTTGATACGGCGCGCCATCGCGAAACGGGCGGTTATGGACTGGGGTTGGCAATCGTCCATGCCGTAGTGATGGCACATAGAGGTCAGATCACTGTCCATAATCGCCAAGATGGTATATTGGGGCTTGTGATAAAAGTAATACTACCTATTAAATAG